The following are encoded together in the Lagopus muta isolate bLagMut1 chromosome Z, bLagMut1 primary, whole genome shotgun sequence genome:
- the CD180 gene encoding CD180 antigen isoform X1: protein MMCSSCLLIATVLACASCRATHIMDATCSEITVNKSYSCEGLGLREIPGSLPVTTEILDFSFNMLPSLQNSTFSGLESLLYLDLTRCQINWVYENAFHNNRRLQTIVLTGNLLMFLSDTAFAGPQSLRELVLTQTGISMISFIPMTNLDRLDTLILGSNHISSLQLPPNFPTKNLKHLDFQMNHIRVITAEDVSILQKTSNMTLIFKGNDILHIEPGALQSHFYSLDFRGCADIPGILAGIQNSTIQTLWLGTFSDVEKKPDITPGVLEGLCNISVKDLYLQLQHFEDLNAATFHCMTRLRKLDLTHTHISALPPGISGMSSLRELVLNINSFQHLCNISSATFPSLTHLHIKGNLQALQLGSGCLEGLAELRHLDLSHSHVESLDCCSKALSGLSSLQYLNLSHNTKLHIQDMFFKEGTSLELLDIAFTHLHIGTSQGPFQNLHLLQVLNLSSSFINTSIQHLFQGLENLVLLDLSQNTFESGIMADDKVFQQLSNLEVLILSSCELTAVNNQAFHSLGKLRHVDLSHNKFTALSTGVFSKLKSIYLNFAYNRIHIIPRDQLESLPGRSVINLSYNPLECTCSSIGFITWYRQHLDKIEDSKRTTCSEPKSLAGALLATISLSCGISTAGIIAAVLVVLCCVAISIWGAHCFKQNYQQI, encoded by the exons ATGatgtgcagctcctgccttcTGATTGCCACTGTGCTTGCCTGTGCCAGCTGCAGAGCCACCCACATAATGGATGCAACCTGCTCTGAG ATCACAGTGAATAAAAGCTATAGCTGTGAAGGTTTAGGACTGAGGGAGATTCCTGGAAGTCTACCTGTCACAACAGAAATCCTTGACTTCAGCTTCAACATGCTCCCATCCCTCCAGAACTCAACCTTCTCTGGGCTGGAATCTCTACTCTACTTGGACCTGACGAG GTGTCAGATCAACTGGGTGTATGAAAACGCCTTTCACAACAACAGGCGGTTGCAGACCATTGTGCTGACTGGAAATCTGCTCATGTTCCTCTCTGACACAGCATTTGCTGGTCCTCAGTCCCTGAGGGAGCTTGTATTGACACAGACAGGAATAAGCATGATATCCTTTATTCCAATGACAAATCTGGACAGGTTGGACACCCTCATCTTGGGCAGCAACCACATCTCTTCACTGCAGCTCCCTCCCAACTTTCCAACTAAAAACCTCAAACATCTTGACTTTCAAATGAACCATATAAGAGTAATTACAGCAGAAGATGTCAGCATTTTGCAGAAGACCAGTAATATGACTCTAATATTTAAAGGCAATGACATTTTACACATTGAACCTGGAGCACTCCAATCCCACTTCTACAGCTTGGACTTCAGGGGCTGTGCTGACATCCCTGGGATCCTTGCAGGAATACAGAACTCCACTATCCAGACCCTTTGGCTAGGAACATTCAGTGATGTGGAGAAGAAGCCTGACATAACTCCAGGTGTTTTAGAAGGCCTTTGCAACATTTCTGTCAAGGATCTCTACCTGCAACTACAGCATTTCGAAGACCTAAATGCTGCCACGTTTCACTGTATGACAAGGCTCCGAAAGTTGGACCTAACCCACACCCACATCAGTGCTTTACCACCTGGAATCAGTGGGATGAGTTCACTCAGGGAGTTAGTTCTCAACATCAACTCCTTCCAGCACCTCTGCAACATCAGCTCTGCCACCTTCCCATCCCTCACCCATCTCCACATCAAAGGGaacctgcaggcactgcagctgggctctggctgTTTGGAAGGTCTGGCAGAGCTCCGGCATCTTGATTTAAGTCACAGTCATGTTGAAAGCCTCGACTGCTGCAGCAAAGCCCTAAGTGGCTTGAGtagccttcagtacctaaattTGAGTCACAACACAAAGCTCCATATCCAAGATATGTTTTTCAAGGAGGGTACAAGCCTGGAGTTGCTGGACATAGCTTTCACTCATCTTCACATTGGCACTTCACAGGGTCCCTTCCAGAATCTTCATCTCTTGCAAGTCCTGaacctttcctcttccttcattAATACCAGCATTCAACATCTCTTTCAGGGCCTGGAAAATCTCGTGCTCTTGGACCTTAGTCAAAACACTTTCGAGTCAGGGATCATGGCCGACGACAAAGTGTTTCAACAGCTATCCAATTTAGAGGTGCTAATTTTATCATCCTGTGAACTGACAGCAGTGAATAACCAAGCCTTCCACAGCCTTGGGAAGTTACGGCACGTTGATCTGAGCCACAACAAGTTTACTGCACTTAGCACAGGTGTATTTTCAAAACTCAAGAGCATCTACCTCAACTTTGCCTACAACAGGATCCATATTATACCACGTGACCAGCTAGAATCCCTGCCTGGCCGCAGCGTAATCAATCTGAGTTACAACCCCTTGGAATGCACCTGTTCCAGTATTGGTTTCATCACCTGGTACAGGCAGCATCTGGATAAAATTGAAGACTCCAAAAGAACAACATGTTCTGAACCCAAATCGCTAGCTGGGGCTCTGTTAGCCACAATCTCACTCTCATGTGGaatcagcactgcaggaatcatTGCAGCTGTCCTAGTTGTTTTGTGCTGTGTCGCCATCTCTATTTGGGGTGCTCACTGTTTCAAGCAAAATTATCAGCAAATCTGA
- the CD180 gene encoding CD180 antigen isoform X2, whose protein sequence is MQPALRCQINWVYENAFHNNRRLQTIVLTGNLLMFLSDTAFAGPQSLRELVLTQTGISMISFIPMTNLDRLDTLILGSNHISSLQLPPNFPTKNLKHLDFQMNHIRVITAEDVSILQKTSNMTLIFKGNDILHIEPGALQSHFYSLDFRGCADIPGILAGIQNSTIQTLWLGTFSDVEKKPDITPGVLEGLCNISVKDLYLQLQHFEDLNAATFHCMTRLRKLDLTHTHISALPPGISGMSSLRELVLNINSFQHLCNISSATFPSLTHLHIKGNLQALQLGSGCLEGLAELRHLDLSHSHVESLDCCSKALSGLSSLQYLNLSHNTKLHIQDMFFKEGTSLELLDIAFTHLHIGTSQGPFQNLHLLQVLNLSSSFINTSIQHLFQGLENLVLLDLSQNTFESGIMADDKVFQQLSNLEVLILSSCELTAVNNQAFHSLGKLRHVDLSHNKFTALSTGVFSKLKSIYLNFAYNRIHIIPRDQLESLPGRSVINLSYNPLECTCSSIGFITWYRQHLDKIEDSKRTTCSEPKSLAGALLATISLSCGISTAGIIAAVLVVLCCVAISIWGAHCFKQNYQQI, encoded by the exons ATGCAACCTGCTCTGAG GTGTCAGATCAACTGGGTGTATGAAAACGCCTTTCACAACAACAGGCGGTTGCAGACCATTGTGCTGACTGGAAATCTGCTCATGTTCCTCTCTGACACAGCATTTGCTGGTCCTCAGTCCCTGAGGGAGCTTGTATTGACACAGACAGGAATAAGCATGATATCCTTTATTCCAATGACAAATCTGGACAGGTTGGACACCCTCATCTTGGGCAGCAACCACATCTCTTCACTGCAGCTCCCTCCCAACTTTCCAACTAAAAACCTCAAACATCTTGACTTTCAAATGAACCATATAAGAGTAATTACAGCAGAAGATGTCAGCATTTTGCAGAAGACCAGTAATATGACTCTAATATTTAAAGGCAATGACATTTTACACATTGAACCTGGAGCACTCCAATCCCACTTCTACAGCTTGGACTTCAGGGGCTGTGCTGACATCCCTGGGATCCTTGCAGGAATACAGAACTCCACTATCCAGACCCTTTGGCTAGGAACATTCAGTGATGTGGAGAAGAAGCCTGACATAACTCCAGGTGTTTTAGAAGGCCTTTGCAACATTTCTGTCAAGGATCTCTACCTGCAACTACAGCATTTCGAAGACCTAAATGCTGCCACGTTTCACTGTATGACAAGGCTCCGAAAGTTGGACCTAACCCACACCCACATCAGTGCTTTACCACCTGGAATCAGTGGGATGAGTTCACTCAGGGAGTTAGTTCTCAACATCAACTCCTTCCAGCACCTCTGCAACATCAGCTCTGCCACCTTCCCATCCCTCACCCATCTCCACATCAAAGGGaacctgcaggcactgcagctgggctctggctgTTTGGAAGGTCTGGCAGAGCTCCGGCATCTTGATTTAAGTCACAGTCATGTTGAAAGCCTCGACTGCTGCAGCAAAGCCCTAAGTGGCTTGAGtagccttcagtacctaaattTGAGTCACAACACAAAGCTCCATATCCAAGATATGTTTTTCAAGGAGGGTACAAGCCTGGAGTTGCTGGACATAGCTTTCACTCATCTTCACATTGGCACTTCACAGGGTCCCTTCCAGAATCTTCATCTCTTGCAAGTCCTGaacctttcctcttccttcattAATACCAGCATTCAACATCTCTTTCAGGGCCTGGAAAATCTCGTGCTCTTGGACCTTAGTCAAAACACTTTCGAGTCAGGGATCATGGCCGACGACAAAGTGTTTCAACAGCTATCCAATTTAGAGGTGCTAATTTTATCATCCTGTGAACTGACAGCAGTGAATAACCAAGCCTTCCACAGCCTTGGGAAGTTACGGCACGTTGATCTGAGCCACAACAAGTTTACTGCACTTAGCACAGGTGTATTTTCAAAACTCAAGAGCATCTACCTCAACTTTGCCTACAACAGGATCCATATTATACCACGTGACCAGCTAGAATCCCTGCCTGGCCGCAGCGTAATCAATCTGAGTTACAACCCCTTGGAATGCACCTGTTCCAGTATTGGTTTCATCACCTGGTACAGGCAGCATCTGGATAAAATTGAAGACTCCAAAAGAACAACATGTTCTGAACCCAAATCGCTAGCTGGGGCTCTGTTAGCCACAATCTCACTCTCATGTGGaatcagcactgcaggaatcatTGCAGCTGTCCTAGTTGTTTTGTGCTGTGTCGCCATCTCTATTTGGGGTGCTCACTGTTTCAAGCAAAATTATCAGCAAATCTGA